A single genomic interval of Puntigrus tetrazona isolate hp1 chromosome 1, ASM1883169v1, whole genome shotgun sequence harbors:
- the LOC122350613 gene encoding dCTP pyrophosphatase 1-like, with protein MALQQNGIGSKHSGDTSSDRPSTNGSGEVQRDRAEGFTFTSEPTLEDIRRMQTEFTEERNWNQFHKPRNLLLALVGEVGEVAELFQWRGEVEEGLPDWTEPQREHLAQELSDVLIYLVELAEKCHVDLPQAVLRKMALNRLKYPASKVHGSAKKYTEYKD; from the coding sequence ATGGCGCTGCAGCAAAACGGGATCGGATCCAAACACAGCGGTGACACTTCCAGCGATCGCCCATCTACGAACGGGAGCGGAGAAGTCCAGCGTGACCGGGCTGAGGGGTTCACGTTCACCTCCGAGCCCACTCTTGAGGACATCCGCCGCATGCAGACTGAATTCACGGAAGAGAGGAACTGGAACCAGTTCCACAAGCCGCGGAACCTGCTGCTGGCGCTGGTCGGGGAGGTCGGGGAGGTGGCGGAGCTCTTCCAGTGGCGCGGGGAGGTGGAGGAGGGTCTGCCGGACTGGACCGAGCCGCAGCGGGAGCACCTGGCCCAGGAGCTCAGCGACGTGTTGATCTATCTGGTCGAACTGGCAGAGAAATGCCACGTTGATCTGCCTCAAGCTGTCCTCCGCAAAATGGCCCTTAACCGACTCAAGTACCCGGCCAGCAAAGTTCACGGGTCTGCCAAGAAGTACACCGAGTACAAGGACTGA